Proteins from a genomic interval of Ndongobacter massiliensis:
- a CDS encoding SDR family NAD(P)-dependent oxidoreductase has product MIKDYNSKVAVITGAGNGIGKALALGMAERGAKLFLVDIEENDVKAVASEITSKGGQAVALQADVSLPEECDKIFSTAMDEYGRCDILVNNAGVSALGEINQFTEKDLHWVTEVNYYSHVYMMKRFIPQMLEQKSHGQILNVCSIAGIITSHSAPLYFSTKHAAVALSEAVYKWLKKIEADIDIAVFCPGFVQTNMYEADKHRPERFKMEDEAWYQSKTYQTYSAFNKQVIETGKELDEVMPKVFEALGKEQFYILTHDQYDGLIRKQGEFEADMARPIDYSDVQ; this is encoded by the coding sequence ATGATCAAAGACTACAATTCGAAAGTGGCAGTAATTACGGGAGCCGGAAACGGTATTGGCAAAGCGCTGGCTTTGGGCATGGCGGAGAGAGGGGCCAAACTTTTCCTCGTCGACATTGAAGAAAACGATGTAAAAGCAGTCGCTTCGGAAATTACTTCAAAAGGTGGTCAGGCGGTCGCCCTGCAGGCGGATGTCAGTTTGCCGGAGGAATGTGACAAGATCTTTTCAACGGCGATGGATGAATATGGACGCTGCGATATTCTAGTCAACAACGCTGGCGTTTCCGCTCTGGGAGAAATTAACCAGTTTACAGAAAAAGACTTACACTGGGTTACCGAAGTCAACTATTATTCGCATGTCTACATGATGAAGCGTTTTATCCCGCAGATGTTGGAACAAAAGTCCCATGGGCAAATCTTAAATGTTTGTTCCATCGCAGGTATTATCACTTCGCACTCCGCACCGCTCTATTTTTCAACCAAACATGCGGCCGTCGCTCTTTCGGAAGCGGTCTACAAATGGCTGAAAAAAATCGAAGCGGACATTGACATTGCGGTCTTCTGCCCGGGCTTTGTGCAGACGAATATGTATGAAGCGGATAAACATCGGCCGGAACGTTTCAAAATGGAGGATGAAGCCTGGTATCAAAGCAAAACCTACCAGACGTATTCTGCATTTAATAAACAGGTTATTGAAACCGGAAAAGAACTTGACGAAGTCATGCCCAAGGTATTCGAAGCATTGGGTAAGGAACAGTTCTATATCCTGACACATGATCAATATGACGGTCTGATTCGCAAGCAAGGAGAATTTGAAGCCGATATGGCAAGACCCATCGATTACTCTGACGTACAATAG